In Spirochaeta thermophila DSM 6578, the DNA window AGGTGCGGGCCGCCACCCCCACGAGGTTGCGGTAGGTGGTCTGGTAGGAGTCTCCGGTGGTCCGGGCGAGGATGCCCACCACCGGCCGCCGGTCTTCGAGCAGGGCGCGCAGGCCGCAGGCGAGCTCGTACTCGAGCCTGTCGACGCTGTAGACCACGGGGAGGGTCCAGACCCGATCGAGATAGGTGAGGGAGAGCCCGGAGTAGACCGTGAGATAGCGGACCTCGCCGGCCTCCGTGATCTGGATCTGTTGAGGGACGATGCCCAGATCCTCGACCTCCATGCGTCGCTCGTCCACGGTCTCGATCTTCACCCGGATCCGCGGATTCCCGCGGGTGTAGAGGCGGAGGAGGTCCTCCACCTCGGAGGGGGTGGGGCTCACGGCGGCGAGCCTCCGCGAGGTGTAGTAGGTGATGGTGAGGGGATAGGCGATGCGTGAGAGGAGGGTGCGGGTGGTGGGGCCGAGGGTGTGCCTGCGGTCGACGGTGAGGTCGAGAGAGAGGGGGGTGAGGAGCCCGTGGAGGGTGAGGAGCAGGGCGAGTACGGCGAGGGGGAGGAGGCGGGGGGGGCGGACCGGGCCGCGCAGGCGGGCGAAGGTGTGCACGGCCCAGAGCAGGCCGAGGGCAGAACCGCCGAGAAAGTAGGCGAGGTCCCGGAGGTCGAGGAGCCCGCTGGTGAGGCGCAGGAGGTGGGCGGCGGGCGAGAGGGAGGTGAGGAAGGCGGCGAGGCCGGAAGGGAGCGGCAGGGGGGAGAGGAGTACGGGCAGGAGGAGGGCGAGGTAGGAGAGGAGGAGGGATGCGAGGAGGCCGCCGGGGAGGGTGCGGGCTCGGAGGAGGAGGGGGGTGCTCCAGGAGAGGAGGAGCAGGGCGAAGAGGAGGAGGCCGAGGAGACCGGCGGCGAGCCGGCCGGGATCGGGGGGGGCGAGAGGGGCGAAGAGGAGGGGAAGGTGGAGGGAGAGGAGGAGGGTGGCGGCGAGGAAGAGGAGGCCGGCTGTGGTGCGGGCGAGGACGGGTTCGTGGTCGCGGAGGGGGAGGGTGAGGAGGATGGGGAGGAGGGCGCGGGAGCCGGGGGTGCGCCAGAGGGCCACGGCGGTGAGGGCGGCGAGGAGGGGGAGGAGGTAGGCGAGGGTCTGGAGAAAGGGGGTGTGGGGGGCGAGGCCGCGGGCGAGGGTGCCGGAGAGGAGGAGGGTCCAGGCCGAGGCGGCGGCGAGGAAGAGCCCGGCCCAGGCGGGAGGGCCGGGGGAGCGGAGGAGGCGGGCGGCTTCGGTGAGGGCGAGGCGGCGGGTCATGGGGCGGCCTCCGGGGGGGTGGTGAGGGCGAGGAAGGCTTCCTCCAGGTCGGGTTCCCGCTCCTCCATACCGACCGGCTCGGCCCCGCGGGCGCGGCACCAGGCGAGCAGGTCCTCGGGGCGGGCCTCCGGCACCTCCCTCACGGCGCGCACCACCTGGAGCCCGCCCTCGCCCTCAACCCCCAGCACCCTGAACCCCGCCACCACACCCCTCACCTGTCCCACACCCCCTGCACACCGCACCACCACCAGCCTCCCGGGAAGCAGCCTGCGCACCTCCTCCACCGTCCCCTCCCCCACCAGCCTCCCCCGGTGCAGGAGGAGCACCCTCTCACAGATCCGCTCCACCTCGGAGAGCCTGTGCGACGAGAGAAGCACCAGCCGGTCCTGCGCGAGCTCCCTGAGCAGGCCACGCAGCCCTGCCTGCGCCGGCGGGTCGAACCCCGTCCCCGGCTCGTCGAGCACCACCACCCGTGGACCCCCCACCAAGGCCGCCGCGAGCCCCACCCGCTGCCTGAACCCCCGCGAGAGCCCTCCCAGCATCCTCCCCCACACCTCACCCACCCCCACCCGCTCCGCCACCCTCCGCACACTCCCCTCCTCCACCCTCCCCCGCACCCTGCACGAGGCCACCCACACCAAGAACTCCCCCACCCTCCACTCGGCGGGGAAGACACACTCCTCCGGCATGAACCCCACCATCATCTGGGCCCGCACCCGATCCTCGTCCA includes these proteins:
- a CDS encoding GldG family protein, with amino-acid sequence MTRRLALTEAARLLRSPGPPAWAGLFLAAASAWTLLLSGTLARGLAPHTPFLQTLAYLLPLLAALTAVALWRTPGSRALLPILLTLPLRDHEPVLARTTAGLLFLAATLLLSLHLPLLFAPLAPPDPGRLAAGLLGLLLFALLLLSWSTPLLLRARTLPGGLLASLLLSYLALLLPVLLSPLPLPSGLAAFLTSLSPAAHLLRLTSGLLDLRDLAYFLGGSALGLLWAVHTFARLRGPVRPPRLLPLAVLALLLTLHGLLTPLSLDLTVDRRHTLGPTTRTLLSRIAYPLTITYYTSRRLAAVSPTPSEVEDLLRLYTRGNPRIRVKIETVDERRMEVEDLGIVPQQIQITEAGEVRYLTVYSGLSLTYLDRVWTLPVVYSVDRLEYELACGLRALLEDRRPVVGILARTTGDSYQTTYRNLVGVAARTFGVRAVDPASTGLDEIDLLLVIDDGRLTDDDLRFVLTAKEAGIPLMLCVDAVHVDPDDGFRAGRVEESPLLSLLEAWGVELEPALVAQRPGLLLPVVEEGDASSVHTLHPYPLWWEVPLPGVPHPLTSVLRSLHLYWASPLTLTDAWRPLLLSTPEAWLVTDPLTASPTLGRVTSPPSDARRGPFVLAAVTEGPPRILVLGDAEAGSDLVEFTHAVGNLDFFLASFHWLLGQEDMLTLVTRTRTVPLLDLPEEPDRARTVLYVLDALAVGVVPGLLLLLSFVLALRRPHAED
- a CDS encoding ABC transporter ATP-binding protein, which codes for MLEVRGVKKAYGEVEALRGVGFVCGERGCVGLIGPNGAGKSTLLRIITGALVPDEGEVVVGGLRMDEDRVRAQMMVGFMPEECVFPAEWRVGEFLVWVASCRVRGRVEEGSVRRVAERVGVGEVWGRMLGGLSRGFRQRVGLAAALVGGPRVVVLDEPGTGFDPPAQAGLRGLLRELAQDRLVLLSSHRLSEVERICERVLLLHRGRLVGEGTVEEVRRLLPGRLVVVRCAGGVGQVRGVVAGFRVLGVEGEGGLQVVRAVREVPEARPEDLLAWCRARGAEPVGMEEREPDLEEAFLALTTPPEAAP